A single region of the Candidatus Methylomirabilota bacterium genome encodes:
- a CDS encoding acyl-CoA dehydrogenase family protein — protein MNFELTSEQQAVRGMAREWALAEVAPVIHHFDETHEFPHEIVRSLGKTGLLGALVPEEYGGAGLDYVSYALAVEELNRVDASVGITMWAHNSLCTNHIALFGSPAQKESYLPRLARGEALGAWGLTEPGSGSDAAAMKSRAIREGDRFLLSGSKAFITNAGVAEVAVVMARTDPSRGPRGISAFVLDRGMPGFTAGRPYRKLGLHASNTAELVFDQVSVEANRLLGELGMGFVNTMQVLEGGRIAMAAMAVGIAQAALDQALAYMKQRSAFGKTLAEFNGLQGMIADMGTDVEAARLLTLRAAALKDAGKPARMAASMAKVFASEVAMKAATKSLQIHGGAGYITEFPIERIFRDAKLTEIGEGTSEIQRMVIARDILGLR, from the coding sequence ATGAACTTCGAGCTGACGAGCGAACAGCAAGCGGTGCGCGGCATGGCGCGGGAGTGGGCGCTCGCCGAGGTCGCTCCCGTCATCCATCACTTCGACGAGACGCACGAGTTCCCCCACGAGATCGTGCGCAGCCTCGGCAAGACTGGTCTTCTCGGAGCGCTCGTGCCCGAGGAGTATGGCGGCGCCGGGCTCGACTATGTCTCGTACGCCCTCGCCGTCGAGGAGCTCAACCGTGTCGATGCCTCCGTCGGCATCACCATGTGGGCGCACAATTCGCTCTGCACCAACCACATCGCGCTGTTCGGCTCCCCCGCCCAGAAGGAGAGCTATCTGCCCCGCCTGGCGCGCGGAGAGGCCCTCGGGGCCTGGGGGTTGACCGAGCCCGGCTCCGGCTCCGACGCCGCGGCCATGAAATCGCGCGCGATACGCGAGGGCGATCGCTTCCTCTTGAGCGGCAGCAAGGCCTTCATCACCAATGCGGGAGTGGCCGAGGTCGCCGTGGTGATGGCGCGGACGGACCCCTCGCGAGGGCCCAGGGGCATTTCCGCCTTCGTGCTCGATCGGGGTATGCCGGGCTTCACGGCGGGGCGGCCGTACCGGAAGCTCGGGCTCCACGCCTCCAACACCGCCGAGCTCGTCTTCGACCAGGTCAGCGTGGAGGCGAATCGTCTGCTCGGCGAGCTCGGCATGGGTTTCGTCAATACCATGCAGGTGCTGGAGGGTGGGCGCATCGCCATGGCGGCCATGGCCGTGGGCATTGCCCAGGCCGCCCTCGACCAGGCCCTCGCCTACATGAAGCAGCGGAGCGCGTTCGGCAAGACCCTGGCCGAGTTCAACGGGCTGCAAGGCATGATCGCCGACATGGGTACCGACGTGGAGGCAGCCCGTCTCTTGACGCTGCGGGCGGCCGCTCTCAAGGATGCGGGCAAGCCGGCCCGAATGGCCGCCTCCATGGCCAAGGTTTTCGCGTCGGAGGTGGCCATGAAGGCCGCCACCAAGTCGCTCCAGATCCACGGGGGGGCCGGGTACATCACGGAATTTCCCATCGAGCGCATCTTCCGCGACGCCAAGCTGACCGAGATCGGCGAGGGAACATCGGAGATCCAGCGGATGGTCATCGCGCGGGATATCTTGGGCCTCCGTTAG
- a CDS encoding ABC transporter ATP-binding protein, translating into MPTDLILETEGLTKEFRGFLAVKDVSLRVRRGTIHALIGPNGAGKTTCFNLLTHFLTPTRGRITFKGREITGSTPAHIARLGLVRSFQISAVFPHLSVLENVRIALQRRRGRSFDFWRSERVLEGLDGRALELIEAVGLGAFAATTAVELPYGRKRALEIATTLALDPEMMLLDEPTAGMTHEDVERISALIRQVAVNRTVLMVEHNLSVVANLSHTITVLARGEILAEGDYAAVSKNPDVIQAYMGSGQGSGHA; encoded by the coding sequence ATGCCGACCGATCTGATCCTCGAGACCGAGGGTCTGACCAAGGAGTTCCGGGGTTTCCTAGCCGTGAAGGATGTGAGCCTCAGAGTCCGCCGGGGGACCATCCACGCCTTGATCGGGCCCAACGGGGCAGGGAAGACCACCTGCTTCAACCTCCTCACCCATTTCCTCACTCCCACGCGCGGCCGCATCACCTTCAAGGGCCGCGAGATCACCGGCTCCACGCCCGCCCACATCGCGCGCCTGGGCCTGGTCCGCTCCTTCCAGATCTCGGCCGTCTTCCCGCATCTGAGCGTGCTCGAGAATGTTCGGATCGCCCTCCAGCGACGCCGGGGACGCTCCTTCGATTTCTGGCGATCGGAGCGCGTGCTGGAAGGGCTCGACGGCCGGGCCCTCGAGCTGATCGAGGCCGTGGGCCTCGGCGCCTTCGCGGCCACCACGGCGGTCGAGCTGCCCTATGGCCGCAAGCGGGCCCTCGAGATCGCCACCACCCTCGCCCTCGATCCCGAGATGATGCTCCTCGACGAGCCGACGGCGGGGATGACCCACGAGGACGTGGAGCGGATCTCTGCGCTCATTCGGCAGGTCGCCGTCAATCGCACCGTGCTCATGGTCGAGCACAACCTCAGCGTGGTGGCCAATCTCTCCCACACCATCACCGTGCTCGCACGCGGCGAGATCCTGGCCGAGGGTGACTACGCGGCCGTCTCGAAGAACCCCGACGTCATCCAGGCCTATATGGGCTCAGGCCAGGGCTCCGGCCATGCCTGA
- a CDS encoding 2-dehydropantoate 2-reductase — protein MSSRILIIGAGAVGSYLGGFLSRAGHDVTLVDPWPEQVEAIRSRGIALSGPHDPFEARPRALHVHEAQSLGQDFDIAFVAMKAYDTAWATHLAVPHLKPEGYVVSAQNCWNDPTVAAVAGVSRAVGLVMSRISVALWKSGEVERGTEKGSASGHEVFRAGEHDGRITPRVESLAGILSVIDGARPTDNLWGERWSKLCLNAMGNPVQAMTGLGSLEIAREPRGREITIRLGTESARVGLALGYTIPKFGVAEAKTWAAAADDRTVYAELDRMLTPKADASRNWRASMAQDVIKGRRSEIEYMNGHIVAKGREKGVPTPVSAAVVGIMREIDAGSRTSSPAHLEEALKTAGL, from the coding sequence ATGAGCTCACGAATCCTCATCATCGGCGCAGGCGCGGTGGGCAGCTATCTCGGCGGCTTCCTCTCCCGGGCGGGTCACGACGTCACCCTGGTCGACCCATGGCCGGAGCAGGTCGAGGCGATCAGGAGCCGCGGCATCGCCCTCAGCGGGCCGCACGATCCCTTCGAGGCCCGGCCCCGAGCCCTCCATGTCCACGAGGCCCAAAGTCTGGGCCAGGACTTCGACATCGCCTTCGTGGCCATGAAGGCCTACGACACGGCCTGGGCCACTCACCTCGCCGTGCCCCACCTCAAGCCGGAGGGCTATGTCGTCTCGGCTCAGAACTGCTGGAATGATCCGACGGTGGCGGCGGTGGCTGGCGTCTCGCGCGCCGTCGGGCTCGTCATGTCGAGGATCTCCGTGGCGCTCTGGAAGTCTGGCGAGGTCGAGCGCGGCACCGAGAAGGGCAGCGCCTCGGGACATGAGGTCTTCCGGGCCGGCGAGCACGATGGTCGCATCACGCCGCGCGTCGAGTCCCTGGCCGGGATTCTCTCCGTCATAGACGGCGCCCGGCCCACGGACAACCTCTGGGGCGAGCGCTGGTCCAAGCTATGCCTCAACGCCATGGGCAATCCCGTCCAGGCTATGACCGGGCTGGGCAGCCTCGAGATCGCCCGCGAGCCTCGAGGCCGCGAGATCACGATCCGCCTCGGAACGGAGTCGGCCCGGGTGGGACTGGCCCTCGGCTACACGATTCCGAAGTTCGGCGTGGCCGAAGCCAAGACCTGGGCGGCGGCGGCCGATGACCGCACGGTCTACGCCGAGCTCGACCGGATGCTGACCCCCAAGGCGGATGCCTCCCGCAACTGGCGCGCCTCCATGGCCCAGGACGTGATCAAGGGGCGCCGTTCTGAGATCGAGTACATGAACGGCCACATCGTGGCCAAGGGACGCGAGAAGGGCGTGCCCACGCCGGTGTCGGCGGCCGTGGTCGGCATCATGCGGGAGATCGACGCGGGATCCCGCACGTCTTCACCCGCACACCTAGAGGAAGCTCTCAAGACCGCAGGCCTGTAG
- a CDS encoding enoyl-CoA hydratase/isomerase family protein yields MAESSVRYEVKSGVATLTLNRPAVLNALDHDMVARFADCVEAAEKDPDAWVVVVRGAGRAFCSGMDRNALSVGQIGDAFYRHWIRALNCLEDMDKLVVGVLHGYSIGGGLQLAVACDLRLATDDAVLGLGATRHGLVPDGSILRLARIIGMGRAKELTLLNDHITSEVALAMGLVNWVVPAAQLDAKLSEIVEKAFHASRTATGHAKRLLQASFHTDPRDMIEEMIRAQAACRSSWEIEAANRAWASSKKDVRFYPPPSAGG; encoded by the coding sequence ATGGCCGAGTCGAGCGTGCGGTACGAGGTCAAGAGCGGAGTGGCCACCCTGACGCTGAATCGCCCCGCTGTCCTCAACGCCCTCGATCACGACATGGTCGCCCGGTTTGCCGACTGCGTGGAGGCGGCCGAGAAGGATCCCGATGCCTGGGTGGTGGTCGTGCGAGGGGCCGGACGCGCCTTCTGCTCGGGAATGGACCGCAACGCGCTGTCGGTCGGGCAGATCGGCGACGCCTTTTACCGGCACTGGATCCGGGCTCTCAACTGCCTCGAGGACATGGACAAGCTGGTCGTCGGAGTGCTGCACGGCTACTCGATAGGCGGCGGGCTCCAGCTGGCGGTGGCCTGTGACCTTCGTCTGGCGACCGATGACGCCGTCCTCGGGCTGGGGGCCACGCGTCACGGCCTCGTCCCCGACGGCTCCATTCTCCGTCTCGCCCGGATCATCGGAATGGGGCGCGCGAAGGAGTTGACGCTCCTCAACGACCACATCACGTCCGAGGTCGCGCTCGCCATGGGCCTCGTGAACTGGGTGGTGCCGGCCGCCCAGCTGGACGCCAAGCTCTCGGAGATCGTCGAGAAGGCCTTCCACGCCTCCCGCACCGCGACGGGGCATGCCAAGCGTCTGCTCCAGGCTTCCTTCCACACCGACCCGCGCGACATGATCGAGGAGATGATTCGCGCCCAGGCGGCCTGCCGCAGCTCGTGGGAGATCGAGGCCGCCAATCGCGCGTGGGCCAGTTCGAAGAAGGATGTCCGCTTCTACCCTCCCCCCTCAGCCGGCGGCTGA